One region of Glycine max cultivar Williams 82 chromosome 9, Glycine_max_v4.0, whole genome shotgun sequence genomic DNA includes:
- the LOC100782541 gene encoding abscisic acid 8'-hydroxylase 2 isoform X1, with amino-acid sequence MQAIIISFLLIITSLLFSSFFLLLFPFLHCWHHHKHKKLPPGSMGWPYLGETLKLYTQNPNSFFSNRQKRYGDIFKTNILGCPCVMISSPEAARIVLVTQAHLFKPTYPPSKEKLIGPEAVFFQQGAYHSMLKRLVQASFLPSTIKHSVSEVERIVIKMVPTWTYKTINTLQEMKKYAFEVAAISAFGEIKELEMEEIRELYRCLEKGYNSYPLNVPGTSYWKAMKARRHLNESIRRIIERRKESSNYGGGLLGVLLQARGEKNNKYYQQLTDSQVADNLIGVIFAAHDTTASALTWVLKYLHDNANLLEAVTKEQEGIKNKLAMENRGLSWDDTRQMPFTSRVIQETLRSASILSFTFREAVTDVELEGYTIPKGWKVLPLFRSIHHSADFFPQPEKFDPSRFEVPPRPNTYMPFGNGVHSCPGSELAKLELLVLLHHLTLSYRWQVVGNEDGIQYGPFPVPKHGLPVKITPRNKIFT; translated from the exons ATGCAagctattattatttctttccttCTCATCATCACATCCCTGCTTTTcagttctttctttcttcttcttttccctttcCTCCACTGCTGGCACCACCACAAGCACAAAAAATTGCCTCCTGGTTCCATGGGTTGGCCTTATCTAGGAGAGACCCTCAAGCTCTACACTCAAAACCCAAATTCCTTCTTCTCTAACCGACAAAAACg GTATGGAGATATATTCAAGACAAACATATTGGGGTGTCCTTGTGTGATGATATCAAGCCCTGAGGCCGCTAGAATTGTGCTTGTGACTCAAGCACATCTCTTCAAGCCAACATACCCTCCAAGCAAAGAGAAGTTGATAGGGCCAGAGGCTGTGTTCTTTCAACAAGGTGCCTATCACTCCATGCTCAAGAGGTTGGTTCAAGCCTCTTTTTTACCCTCCACAATTAAGCACTCAGTCTCTGAGGTCGAGCGAATTGTCATCAAAATGGTGCCAACTTGGACCTACAAAACTATCAACACCTTGCAAGAGATGAAAAAG TATGCATTTGAAGTAGCTGCAATCTCAGCTTTTGGGGAAATAAAGGAGCTTGAAATGGAAGAAATCAGGGAGCTCTATCGTTGCTTGGAGAAGGGATACAACTCTTATCCATTAAATGTTCCTGGAACTTCCTATTGGAAGGCAATGAAG GCAAGGAGGCATTTGAATGAGAGCATAAGGAGGATAATAGAGAGAAGAAAGGAAAGTTCAAATTATGGTGGGGGGCTATTGGGAGTTCTATTGCAAGCTCGAGGTGAGAAGAACAACAAGTACTATCAGCAGCTCACAGATTCTCAAGTTGCTGATAATCTCATTGGTGTCATCTTTGCTGCACATGACACCACAGCAAGTGCTCTAACATGGGTCCTCAAGTACTTGCACGACAACGCCAATCTATTGGAAGCTGTGACG aaagaacaagaaggaataaaaaacaaactagCTATGGAAAATCGTGGACTTTCGTGGGATGATACCAGGCAGATGCCGTTCACTAGCCGG GTGATCCAAGAAACACTGAGAAGTGCAAGCATTTTGTCATTCACATTCAGAGAAGCAGTAACAGATGTTGAGTTGGAAGGTTACACTATTCCAAAAGGTTGGAAGGTCCTTCCCCTCTTCAGAAGCATTCATCATTCTGCTGACTTCTTCCCTCAGCCAGAGAAGTTTGACCCTTCAAGATTCGAG GTGCCACCGAGACCAAACACATACATGCCTTTTGGAAATGGAGTCCACTCTTGTCCAGGCAGTGAGCTGGCTAAGCTTGAGCTTCTTGTCCTCCTTCATCATCTTACCCTTTCTTAcag GTGGCAAGTTGTGGGAAATGAAGATGGAATTCAATATGGTCCTTTTCCAGTGCCCAAACATGGGTTACCAGTGAAGATAACCCCGAGGAACAAGATATTTACGTGA
- the LOC100782541 gene encoding abscisic acid 8'-hydroxylase 2 isoform X2 — protein sequence MQAIIISFLLIITSLLFSSFFLLLFPFLHCWHHHKHKKLPPGSMGWPYLGETLKLYTQNPNSFFSNRQKRYGDIFKTNILGCPCVMISSPEAARIVLVTQAHLFKPTYPPSKEKLIGPEAVFFQQGAYHSMLKRLVQASFLPSTIKHSVSEVERIVIKMVPTWTYKTINTLQEMKKYAFEVAAISAFGEIKELEMEEIRELYRCLEKGYNSYPLNVPGTSYWKAMKARRHLNESIRRIIERRKESSNYGGGLLGVLLQARGEKNNKYYQQLTDSQVADNLIGVIFAAHDTTASALTWVLKYLHDNANLLEAVTKEQEGIKNKLAMENRGLSWDDTRQMPFTSRVIQETLRSASILSFTFREAVTDVELEGYTIPKGWKVLPLFRSIHHSADFFPQPEKFDPSRFEVPPRPNTYMPFGNGVHSCPGSELAKLELLVLLHHLTLSYRHDYCDQLYNTFRL from the exons ATGCAagctattattatttctttccttCTCATCATCACATCCCTGCTTTTcagttctttctttcttcttcttttccctttcCTCCACTGCTGGCACCACCACAAGCACAAAAAATTGCCTCCTGGTTCCATGGGTTGGCCTTATCTAGGAGAGACCCTCAAGCTCTACACTCAAAACCCAAATTCCTTCTTCTCTAACCGACAAAAACg GTATGGAGATATATTCAAGACAAACATATTGGGGTGTCCTTGTGTGATGATATCAAGCCCTGAGGCCGCTAGAATTGTGCTTGTGACTCAAGCACATCTCTTCAAGCCAACATACCCTCCAAGCAAAGAGAAGTTGATAGGGCCAGAGGCTGTGTTCTTTCAACAAGGTGCCTATCACTCCATGCTCAAGAGGTTGGTTCAAGCCTCTTTTTTACCCTCCACAATTAAGCACTCAGTCTCTGAGGTCGAGCGAATTGTCATCAAAATGGTGCCAACTTGGACCTACAAAACTATCAACACCTTGCAAGAGATGAAAAAG TATGCATTTGAAGTAGCTGCAATCTCAGCTTTTGGGGAAATAAAGGAGCTTGAAATGGAAGAAATCAGGGAGCTCTATCGTTGCTTGGAGAAGGGATACAACTCTTATCCATTAAATGTTCCTGGAACTTCCTATTGGAAGGCAATGAAG GCAAGGAGGCATTTGAATGAGAGCATAAGGAGGATAATAGAGAGAAGAAAGGAAAGTTCAAATTATGGTGGGGGGCTATTGGGAGTTCTATTGCAAGCTCGAGGTGAGAAGAACAACAAGTACTATCAGCAGCTCACAGATTCTCAAGTTGCTGATAATCTCATTGGTGTCATCTTTGCTGCACATGACACCACAGCAAGTGCTCTAACATGGGTCCTCAAGTACTTGCACGACAACGCCAATCTATTGGAAGCTGTGACG aaagaacaagaaggaataaaaaacaaactagCTATGGAAAATCGTGGACTTTCGTGGGATGATACCAGGCAGATGCCGTTCACTAGCCGG GTGATCCAAGAAACACTGAGAAGTGCAAGCATTTTGTCATTCACATTCAGAGAAGCAGTAACAGATGTTGAGTTGGAAGGTTACACTATTCCAAAAGGTTGGAAGGTCCTTCCCCTCTTCAGAAGCATTCATCATTCTGCTGACTTCTTCCCTCAGCCAGAGAAGTTTGACCCTTCAAGATTCGAG GTGCCACCGAGACCAAACACATACATGCCTTTTGGAAATGGAGTCCACTCTTGTCCAGGCAGTGAGCTGGCTAAGCTTGAGCTTCTTGTCCTCCTTCATCATCTTACCCTTTCTTAcag GCATGATTATTGTGACCAATTATATAACACTTTCCGTTTATAG
- the LOC100792086 gene encoding pentatricopeptide repeat-containing protein At2g35030, mitochondrial — MKKLLHHLSFTLLHLPKSLSSNVITIRLASTSNLHTEMKRCNLFISRLCREGEIDYARKVFEEMPERDIGLWTTMITGYLKCGMIREARKLFDRWDAKKNVVTWTAMVNGYIKFNQVKEAERLFYEMPLRNVVSWNTMVDGYARNGLTQQALDLFRRMPERNVVSWNTIITALVQCGRIEDAQRLFDQMKDRDVVSWTTMVAGLAKNGRVEDARALFDQMPVRNVVSWNAMITGYAQNRRLDEALQLFQRMPERDMPSWNTMITGFIQNGELNRAEKLFGEMQEKNVITWTAMMTGYVQHGLSEEALRVFIKMLATNELKPNTGTFVTVLGACSDLAGLTEGQQIHQMISKTVFQDSTCVVSALINMYSKCGELHTARKMFDDGLLSQRDLISWNGMIAAYAHHGYGKEAINLFNEMQELGVCANDVTFVGLLTACSHTGLVEEGFKYFDEILKNRSIQLREDHYACLVDLCGRAGRLKEASNIIEGLGEEVPLTVWGALLAGCNVHGNADIGKLVAEKILKIEPQNAGTYSLLSNMYASVGKWKEAANVRMRMKDMGLKKQPGCSWIEVGNTVQVFVVGDKPHSQYEPLGHLLHDLHTKMKKAGDMPDDDLLVSVEF; from the coding sequence ATGAAGAAGCTGCTACACCATTTATCATTCACTTTGTTGCACCTTCCCAAATCACTAAGCAGCAATGTTATTACAATCAGGTTAGCATCCACGAGCAATCTTCACACGGAAATGAAACGCTGCAATCTCTTTATCTCCAGGCTCTGCCGGGAAGGTGAAATCGATTACGCACGCAAGGTGTTTGAGGAAATGCCTGAACGGGACATTGGTCTGTGGACCACAATGATAACTGGGTACTTAAAGTGTGGCATGATCAGGGAGGCCAGGAAGCTGTTTGATAGATGGGATGCCAAGAAAAATGTGGTCACTTGGACAGCCATGGTTAATGGGTACATCAAGTTCAATCAAGTTAAGGAAGCTGAGAGGTTGTTTTACGAGATGCCACTGAGGAATGTTGTGTCTTGGAACACGATGGTTGATGGGTATGCGAGGAATGGCCTAACCCAGCAGGCTTTGGACTTGTTCAGGAGAATGCCAGAGAGGAATGTGGTTTCTTGGAACACAATCATCACGGCGTTGGTGCAATGTGGGAGGATTGAGGACGCACAAAGGCTTTTTGATCAGATGAAGGATAGGGATGTGGTTTCGTGGACTACTATGGTTGCAGGTTTGGCGAAAAACGGGAGGGTTGAGGATGCTCGGGCACTCTTTGATCAGATGCCTGTTCGGAATGTGGTTTCTTGGAACGCAATGATCACAGGTTATGCTCAAAACAGGAGGTTGGATGAGGCTCTGCAGTTGTTTCAGAGAATGCCTGAGAGGGACATGCCTTCGTGGAATACCATGATCACAGGTTTCATTCAAAATGGAGAGTTAAATCGTGCAGAGAAGTTGTTTGGTGAAATGCAAGAGAAGAATGTGATTACTTGGACTGCAATGATGACGGGGTATGTGCAACATGGGCTAAGTGAAGAAGCATTGAGGGTATTTATCAAAATGCTGGCTACCAATGAGTTAAAACCCAACACTGGAACTTTTGTGACTGTGTTAGGAGCTTGTAGTGACTTAGCTGGTCTTACTGAGGGACAACAAATTCATCAAATGATAAGTAAAACAGTTTTTCAGGATAGCACATGTGTGGTATCAGCGCTGATAAATATGTACTCGAAATGTGGTGAGTTGCATACTGCTAGGAAGATGTTTGATGATGGGTTATTGAGCCAAAGGGATTTGATATCTTGGAATGGCATGATTGCTGCCTATGCCCACCATGGGTATGGCAAGGAGGCAATTAATCTATTTAATGAAATGCAAGAATTAGGTGTTTGTGCTAATGATGTCACCTTTGTTGGACTTCTGACGGCTTGCAGTCATACTGGTTTAGTTGAGGAGGGGTTTAAATACTTTGATGAAATTCTGAAAAACAGATCGATACAACTCAGAGAAGATCACTATGCATGTTTGGTTGATCTTTGTGGTCGTGCAGGAAGGCTGAAAGAAGCTTCCAATATCATTGAGGGGCTTGGGGAAGAGGTGCCATTGACTGTTTGGGGAGCGCTCCTTGCTGGATGTAATGTGCATGGAAATGCTGATATTGGGAAGCTTGTAGcagagaaaattttgaaaattgaacCACAGAATGCAGGCACCTATTCATTACTTTCAAATATGTATGCTTCAGTAGGGAAATGGAAAGAAGCAGCAAACGTTAGGATGAGAATGAAGGACATGGGGTTAAAAAAGCAGCCAGGTTGTAGTTGGATTGAAGTTGGCAATACAGTGCAAGTATTTGTAGTTGGTGATAAACCACACTCTCAATATGAGCCCCTGGGGCATTTACTTCATGATCTACATACAAAAATGAAGAAGGCTGGGGACATGCCAGATGATGATTTATTAGTTAGTGTGGAATTTTAG
- the LOC100792615 gene encoding uncharacterized protein: MAPLDFVALKDLHNSANNLLHSPMVQQALVHQREEKWFDDVSESSLRMLEVCGISKDVLLLVKEHLQELQFTLHRASIGDPGIEEKIEAYNCYRKKLKKETLKWLKGMKSQTATMHPPINEQKLVLVVDVLREVRMTSISIVESLLSLVSSPWLDTKSRKLRSFFTSKLVRVSLHYCSDDMIYYDAMVLQSANKRLAGVRMAIEGLEVELECMFRRLIHTRVLLLNILTK, translated from the coding sequence ATGGCACCCCTTGATTTTGTTGCCCTTAAAGACTTGCACAATTCAGCAAACAACCTTCTCCATTCACCAATGGTTCAACAAGCACTTGTCcatcaaagagaagaaaaatggtTTGATGATGTGTCAGAGTCATCTCTGAGGATGTTGGAGGTGTGTGGCATCTCAAAAGATGTTCTCTTGCTAGTAAAAGAGCACCTCCAAGAACTTCAGTTCACTTTGCATAGAGCAAGCATTGGTGATCCAGGAATTGAGGAAAAAATCGAAGCCTACAATTGCTATAGGAAGAAACTGAAGAAAGAAACATTGAAGTGGTTGAAGGGTATGAAGAGTCAAACCGCCACAATGCACCCTCCAATTAATGAGCAAAAGCTAGTATTGGTTGTTGATGTGCTAAGAGAAGTAAGAATGACCAGCATTTCCATTGTGGAATCACTTTTGTCCCTTGTTTCCTCACCTTGGTTGGATACAAAATCAAGGAAATTAAGGTCTTTCTTCACATCAAAGCTTGTGCGTGTGAGTTTGCATTATTGCTCAGATGATATGATCTATTATGATGCCATGGTGCTTCAAAGTGCAAACAAAAGGTTAGCAGGGGTTAGGATGGCTATAGAAGGTCTTGAGGTGGAGTTGGAGTGCATGTTCAGACGTTTGATCCACACAAGGGTTTTGCTTCTTAACATTCTTACCAAATAA
- the LOC100783081 gene encoding nicotinamidase 2, which translates to MSSSLKRCTSYTKYEIRKRNPEPKSCALLVIDVQNHFSSMATPILHNLNTTISLCRRASIPVIFTRHCHKSPSDAGMLEEWWSGDLIVDGTAEAELLEALDRKSSDLVVEKSTYSAFRSTGLEEKLVEMGVKEVIVTGVMTNLCCETTSREAFVRGFRVFFSADATATSDVELHEAALKNLAYGFAYLVDCQRLQHALSGAK; encoded by the coding sequence ATGTCCTCTTCTCTGAAACGCTGCACATCCTACACCAAATACGAGATCAGAAAGCGAAACcctgaaccaaaatcatgtgcCCTATTGGTAATCGACGTGCAAAACCACTTCTCATCCATGGCCACCCCAATCCTCCATAACCTCAACACCACCATCTCCCTCTGCCGCCGCGCCTCCATCCCCGTCATCTTCACTCGCCACTGCCACAAGTCACCCTCCGACGCCGGCATGCTGGAGGAGTGGTGGTCCGGGGACCTCATCGTCGACGGCACGGCGGAGGCCGAGCTCCTGGAGGCTCTGGACCGGAAAAGCAGCGACCTTGTGGTGGAGAAGAGCACCTACAGCGCGTTCAGGAGCACTGGCTTGGAAGAGAAGTTGGTGGAGATGGGTGTGAAGGAGGTCATAGTGACAGGTGTCATGACCAACCTGTGCTGCGAAACGACGTCGCGTGAGGCGTTCGTGAGAGGGTTTAGGGTTTTCTTCTCCGCGGACGCCACTGCCACCTCTGACGTGGAGCTTCACGAGGCCGCTTTGAAGAACTTGGCTTATGGTTTTGCTTACTTGGTTGATTGCCAGAGGCTTCAACATGCCCTCTCTGGTGCCAAGTGA
- the DIM1 gene encoding DIM 1-like protein, which translates to MSYLLPHLHSGWAVDQAILAEEERLVVIRFGHDWDETCMQMDEVLASVAETIKNFAVIYLVDITEVPDFNTMYELYDPSTVMFFFRNKHIMIDLGTGNNNKINWALKDKQEFIDIVETVYRGARKGRGLVIAPKDYSTKYRY; encoded by the exons atgtcgTACCTGTTGCCTCACTTGCACTCTGGATGGGCCGTCGATCAAGCAATCCTCGCCGAAGAGGAGCGTCTCGTCGTCATCCGTTTCGGCCACGACTGGGACGAAACCTGCATGCAG ATGGACGAGGTGTTGGCGTCAGTGGCGGAGACGATAAAGAACTTTGCGGTGATATACCTGGTGGACATAACGGAGGTGCCGGATTTCAACACCATGTACGAGCTCTACGACCCTTCCACGGTGATGTTCTTCTTCAGGAACAAGCACATCATGATTGATCTCGGAACCGGTAACAACAACAAGATCAACTGGGCTCTCAAGGACAAGCAGGAGTTCATCGACATTGTTGAGACCGTCTATCGTGGAGCCAGGAAGGGACGGGGTCTCGTCATCGCTCCCAAAGATTACTCCACCAAGTACCGTTACTAG